A window of the Burkholderia sp. 9120 genome harbors these coding sequences:
- a CDS encoding porin, producing MKKNRLATATTATLAGFAALASLATTPAFAQSSVTLYGVLDEGIDYTNNAGRGAVWEMASGYAQGSRWGMKGSEDLGGGMKAVFQLENGFDVSSGRLGQGGRMFGRQAYVGLSDNRFGTVTLGRQYDSVVDYLAQTTANGNWAGYLFAHPYDNDNTDNSFRLGNSVKYASPDIAGFQFGGVYSFSNDTNFANNRAYSFGGQYANGGLLIAAAYLQADNPGVGSTGAITANDASFIAGRMRVFGGGINYTFGSATAGFAYTNSNYQNPTGNGYIGIPLAAAGVTLNTLKYQNFEVNGKYQFTPAFFVGAQYVYTMENYDASSGSVKPKIHSVGLMADYNLSRRTDVYVQGEYQKVAGSSTHSILDDAFIPGVQAPSSTGTQVAVRVALRHKF from the coding sequence ATGAAAAAGAACCGCCTGGCCACGGCCACTACCGCCACCCTCGCCGGTTTCGCGGCGCTCGCCTCGCTGGCGACGACGCCGGCTTTCGCGCAAAGCAGCGTGACCCTGTACGGCGTGCTCGACGAGGGGATCGACTACACCAACAATGCCGGCCGCGGCGCGGTGTGGGAAATGGCGAGCGGTTATGCGCAAGGCAGCCGCTGGGGCATGAAGGGTTCGGAAGACCTGGGCGGCGGCATGAAGGCGGTGTTCCAGTTGGAAAACGGCTTCGACGTGAGCTCCGGCCGTCTGGGCCAGGGTGGCCGCATGTTCGGCCGCCAGGCCTATGTGGGCCTGAGCGACAACCGTTTCGGCACGGTCACGCTGGGACGTCAGTACGACTCGGTGGTCGATTACCTCGCGCAGACCACGGCCAACGGCAACTGGGCCGGCTATCTGTTCGCGCATCCGTACGACAACGACAACACCGACAACTCGTTCCGCCTCGGCAATAGCGTGAAATACGCGAGCCCGGATATCGCTGGCTTCCAGTTCGGCGGCGTCTATAGCTTCAGCAACGACACCAACTTCGCGAACAACCGCGCGTACAGCTTCGGCGGACAGTACGCGAACGGCGGGCTGCTGATCGCGGCGGCCTACCTGCAGGCGGACAATCCGGGCGTGGGCTCCACCGGCGCGATCACCGCGAACGACGCGAGCTTTATCGCCGGCCGCATGCGCGTGTTCGGCGGCGGCATCAACTACACATTCGGCTCCGCGACTGCGGGGTTTGCGTACACCAACTCGAACTACCAGAACCCGACCGGCAACGGCTATATCGGCATTCCGCTGGCTGCGGCCGGCGTCACGTTGAATACGCTGAAGTACCAGAACTTCGAAGTGAACGGCAAATACCAGTTCACGCCGGCGTTCTTCGTCGGGGCACAGTATGTCTACACCATGGAGAACTACGACGCGTCGTCAGGCAGCGTGAAGCCGAAGATTCACTCGGTCGGTCTGATGGCGGACTACAACCTTTCCAGACGCACGGACGTCTACGTTCAGGGCGAATATCAGAAGGTGGCGGGCAGTTCGACCCACTCGATTCTCGACGACGCATTCATTCCGGGCGTGCAGGCGCCGTCGTCGACGGGCACCCAGGTGGCCGTGCGGGTCGCGTTGCGGCATAAGTTCTAA
- a CDS encoding LysR family transcriptional regulator — MRDRLSGIAAFVNAAEAGSFALAAERMHLSRSAVGKTIARLEEQLGTRLFHRTTRSQSLTEDGHAFYERCVRALAELDAGEATLTAGRQDPQGRLHVSMPVLFGRRCVAPILLELAQRYPKLELQISFTDRVMDLVEEGIDLVVRGGPLNRAPAGLVARRLGEQIMALCAAPAYLARNGTPDTVADLQRHQGIFYARGRREAAWQLPDEDGVLQNIVIPHRLRFDDLETILAATVAGTGIACLPCWLIADAMASGVLVKVLPALPGQRIDLHLAWQQTRHLPSRMRVVIDELAARVPAVLAEGIVDKS, encoded by the coding sequence ATGAGAGACCGTCTGAGCGGCATCGCCGCGTTCGTCAACGCCGCCGAAGCCGGCAGTTTCGCGCTGGCCGCCGAGCGCATGCATCTGTCGCGTTCGGCGGTGGGCAAGACCATCGCGCGTCTGGAAGAGCAACTCGGCACGCGGCTGTTTCATCGCACCACGCGCAGTCAAAGCCTCACCGAAGACGGTCACGCGTTTTACGAACGCTGCGTGCGCGCGCTCGCCGAACTCGACGCGGGCGAAGCGACCTTGACAGCGGGCCGTCAGGATCCACAAGGAAGGCTGCATGTCAGCATGCCGGTGCTGTTCGGGCGACGTTGCGTCGCGCCGATTCTGCTGGAACTGGCGCAGCGTTATCCCAAGCTGGAGTTGCAGATCAGTTTCACCGATCGCGTGATGGACCTGGTCGAAGAAGGCATCGACCTGGTGGTGCGCGGCGGGCCATTGAATCGCGCGCCAGCGGGACTGGTGGCGCGCAGGCTCGGCGAACAGATCATGGCGCTGTGCGCGGCGCCCGCTTATCTGGCCAGAAACGGCACACCTGACACGGTGGCGGATTTGCAGCGCCATCAAGGCATTTTCTATGCGCGTGGAAGGCGTGAAGCAGCATGGCAGCTTCCGGATGAAGACGGTGTCTTGCAGAACATCGTGATTCCGCACCGCCTGCGTTTCGACGATCTCGAAACCATTCTTGCCGCTACCGTGGCGGGCACGGGCATCGCCTGTCTGCCGTGCTGGCTGATCGCCGACGCCATGGCGAGCGGCGTGCTGGTGAAGGTGCTGCCGGCATTGCCCGGACAGCGCATCGATCTGCATCTCGCATGGCAACAGACGCGCCATTTGCCGTCGCGAATGCGCGTCGTGATCGACGAACTCGCGGCGCGCGTGCCCGCTGTGCTCGCGGAGGGCATCGTCGATAAGAGTTGA
- a CDS encoding NAD(P)-dependent alcohol dehydrogenase, producing MQTMGQWVLREAGAHNLRLEEKAMPTPGAGEIVVRVAAVSLNYRDLWFIADEQTDTSATLPATPGSDMAGTVVATGAGVTRFSEGDDVLGTFWAGWVDGECPPDAGVLGGSLPGVLAHYVVLHESWAVRAPRSLSAVEASTLPCAGLTAWFALVEKGAVHAGQTVVMQGTGGVALFGVQLARAHGAQVIATTSSAAKLQRVLELGATHGIDRNATPDWERVARELTGGRGVDHVFELAGGENLGASLRALRQGGRISLIGTLDGYSMSLPSIPSFLGRPTIQGIGVGHRRALDDLVRAVDALALKPVVDTVYAFDQLPAALAHLERGAFGKVVVKVGD from the coding sequence ATGCAAACGATGGGTCAATGGGTCTTACGCGAAGCCGGTGCGCACAATCTGCGGCTGGAAGAAAAGGCAATGCCGACGCCCGGCGCGGGTGAAATCGTGGTGCGGGTCGCGGCGGTGTCGCTGAACTATCGCGACTTGTGGTTTATCGCCGACGAGCAGACGGACACGTCGGCGACGCTGCCGGCTACGCCCGGTTCGGACATGGCCGGCACGGTGGTCGCGACCGGTGCCGGCGTGACGCGTTTCAGCGAGGGCGACGACGTGCTCGGCACGTTCTGGGCGGGTTGGGTGGACGGCGAATGTCCGCCCGACGCGGGCGTGCTCGGCGGCTCGTTGCCCGGCGTGCTGGCGCATTACGTGGTGCTGCACGAATCGTGGGCCGTGCGCGCGCCGCGCTCGCTGAGCGCGGTCGAAGCCAGCACGCTGCCGTGCGCCGGCCTGACCGCGTGGTTCGCGCTGGTGGAGAAGGGCGCGGTCCATGCGGGGCAAACGGTGGTGATGCAAGGCACCGGCGGCGTCGCGTTGTTCGGCGTGCAACTGGCGCGTGCGCATGGCGCGCAGGTGATCGCCACCACGAGCAGCGCCGCCAAGCTGCAGCGCGTGCTGGAACTGGGCGCGACGCATGGCATCGACCGTAACGCCACGCCCGACTGGGAGCGTGTCGCGCGTGAGCTGACCGGCGGGCGCGGCGTCGATCATGTGTTCGAACTGGCGGGCGGCGAGAACCTCGGTGCTTCGTTGCGCGCGTTGCGGCAAGGCGGCCGTATTTCGCTGATCGGCACGCTGGATGGCTACAGCATGTCGCTGCCGAGCATTCCGAGTTTCCTCGGACGGCCGACGATCCAGGGCATCGGCGTTGGCCATCGGCGCGCGCTTGACGACCTGGTGCGCGCGGTCGATGCGCTCGCACTCAAACCGGTGGTCGATACGGTCTATGCATTCGACCAACTGCCGGCCGCGCTCGCGCATCTGGAGCGGGGGGCGTTCGGGAAAGTGGTGGTGAAAGTCGGCGATTGA
- a CDS encoding type IV pili methyl-accepting chemotaxis transducer N-terminal domain-containing protein — protein sequence MSITAQRLHVIPADTDVSSEVMSSLINMAGRQRMLSQRIALKAMLAFQQFDGALSIARDTLRTFADSHAALVQGRDGLPGLFSPALRDAFHGNGQVAQKIADFIALATAALDAIGRAAPQSEDTLAALIGSVDPLLAQLHGVTAVYEEESRRIARAQKKEQQNLIERIKAIAKEAHIVSFNGQIVASRTDVTGREFAVVAGVMTSITKELEAVVSAFVKKTSGG from the coding sequence ATGAGCATTACCGCACAAAGGCTTCACGTTATACCGGCCGATACGGACGTCTCCAGCGAGGTGATGAGTTCGTTGATCAACATGGCCGGACGTCAGCGGATGCTGTCGCAGCGCATTGCGTTGAAGGCGATGCTGGCGTTCCAGCAATTCGACGGCGCGCTCTCCATTGCGCGCGACACCTTGCGCACGTTCGCCGACAGTCACGCGGCGCTGGTGCAAGGTCGCGACGGCTTGCCGGGATTATTCTCACCGGCGCTGCGTGACGCGTTTCATGGCAATGGCCAGGTGGCGCAGAAGATCGCCGACTTTATCGCGCTGGCCACGGCGGCGCTCGATGCGATCGGACGCGCCGCGCCGCAGTCGGAGGACACGCTCGCCGCCTTGATCGGCTCGGTCGATCCGTTGCTCGCGCAACTGCATGGCGTCACGGCGGTGTATGAAGAGGAGAGCCGGCGGATTGCGCGAGCGCAGAAGAAAGAGCAGCAGAACCTGATCGAACGGATCAAGGCGATCGCGAAAGAGGCGCACATCGTCTCCTTCAACGGTCAGATCGTCGCGAGCCGCACGGATGTGACGGGTCGCGAATTCGCGGTCGTGGCCGGCGTGATGACGTCGATTACGAAGGAACTGGAGGCCGTGGTTAGCGCGTTCGTGAAGAAGACCTCGGGCGGTTGA
- a CDS encoding GMC family oxidoreductase N-terminal domain-containing protein: MNYDYIIVGAGSAGCILANRLSASGQYSVLLLEAGGKDSSFWFKIPVGFTKTYYNETYNWMYYSEPEQELDNRPIYCPRGKVQGGSGSINAMIYVRGQPHDFDDWAAAGNPGWAFRDVLPVFRKLESHPLGNTEYHGADGPIRISPMKDDVHPICHVFLKGCDQAGYQRSDDFNGANFEGAGIYDVNTRNGQRSSSSFEYLHPVLTRKNLTVEREVLVSRVLFDGNQRAIGVSVTQNGAARQFTANREVILSAGAVDSPKLLQLSGVGDSALLAQHRIAMVKELPAVGRNLQDHLCVSFYYRANIKTLNDEMRPLLGKLKLGLQYLLTRKGPLAMSVNQSGGFFKGNEHQTQPNLQLYFNPLSYRIPKSNKASLEPEPYSGFLLAFNPCRPTSRGSIEIASNRAEDAAKIRINALTTEKDIDEVIQGCELVREVMSAPALKAITVEEISPGPQVNSREGFLQYFREQSGSIYHLCGSCAMGDDPRTSVVDARLRVHGTAGLRVVDASIFPNITSGNINAPTMMVAEKGAGMILEDAASEAAHQPKAAELAAAA, translated from the coding sequence ATGAACTACGATTACATCATCGTCGGCGCGGGTTCGGCGGGCTGCATTCTCGCCAATCGCCTGTCGGCGTCGGGCCAATATTCGGTGCTGCTGCTGGAAGCGGGCGGCAAGGACAGCTCGTTCTGGTTCAAGATTCCGGTGGGTTTCACGAAGACGTATTACAACGAAACCTACAACTGGATGTACTACAGCGAGCCCGAACAGGAACTCGACAACCGGCCGATCTATTGTCCGCGCGGCAAGGTGCAGGGCGGCTCGGGCTCGATCAACGCAATGATCTACGTGCGCGGCCAGCCGCATGATTTCGACGATTGGGCTGCGGCGGGCAACCCGGGCTGGGCGTTTCGCGACGTGCTGCCGGTTTTCCGCAAGCTCGAATCGCATCCGCTCGGCAACACGGAATATCACGGCGCGGACGGCCCGATCCGTATTTCGCCGATGAAAGACGACGTGCACCCGATTTGTCACGTGTTCCTCAAAGGTTGCGACCAGGCCGGTTATCAGCGCAGCGACGACTTCAACGGCGCGAACTTCGAAGGCGCGGGCATCTACGACGTGAATACGCGTAACGGTCAGCGTTCGTCGAGCAGCTTCGAGTATCTGCATCCGGTGCTGACGCGCAAGAACCTGACGGTCGAGCGCGAGGTACTCGTGAGCCGCGTGCTATTCGACGGCAATCAGCGCGCGATCGGCGTGAGCGTCACGCAAAACGGCGCGGCGCGGCAATTCACGGCGAACCGTGAAGTGATTCTGTCGGCGGGCGCGGTCGATTCGCCGAAGCTGCTGCAATTGTCCGGCGTGGGCGACAGCGCGTTGCTCGCGCAGCATCGCATCGCGATGGTCAAGGAACTGCCTGCCGTGGGTCGGAACCTGCAGGACCATCTGTGCGTGAGCTTCTACTACCGCGCGAATATCAAGACGCTGAACGACGAAATGCGGCCGCTGCTCGGCAAGCTGAAACTCGGCTTGCAGTATCTGCTGACGCGCAAGGGGCCGCTGGCGATGAGCGTGAACCAGTCGGGCGGTTTCTTCAAAGGCAACGAGCACCAGACGCAGCCGAATCTGCAGCTCTATTTCAATCCGCTGTCGTATCGCATTCCGAAGAGCAACAAGGCGAGTCTCGAACCGGAACCGTATTCGGGTTTCCTGCTGGCCTTCAATCCGTGCCGTCCGACCAGCCGTGGTTCGATTGAGATCGCGTCGAACCGCGCCGAAGATGCCGCAAAGATTCGCATCAACGCACTCACCACGGAGAAGGACATCGACGAGGTGATTCAGGGTTGCGAGCTGGTGCGCGAGGTGATGTCGGCACCGGCACTGAAGGCGATCACGGTCGAGGAAATCTCGCCGGGGCCGCAGGTGAATAGCCGCGAAGGCTTCTTGCAGTATTTCCGCGAGCAGTCGGGTTCGATCTATCACCTGTGTGGTTCGTGCGCGATGGGCGACGATCCGCGCACCTCGGTGGTCGATGCGCGTTTGCGCGTGCATGGCACGGCCGGCTTGCGGGTGGTGGATGCGTCGATTTTTCCGAACATCACGTCCGGCAATATCAATGCGCCGACCATGATGGTGGCGGAAAAGGGCGCCGGGATGATTCTCGAAGACGCGGCGAGCGAAGCCGCGCATCAACCGAAGGCAGCGGAGTTGGCTGCGGCAGCTTGA
- a CDS encoding MFS transporter gives MQKNKTQRYIQLMLLVIAAGAIYPILYLRQVYQPTMLEVFHITDSQLGYLYSSLGTIFLVSYLPSGWLADRIAPRLLICFSLIATGVLGLWYSTAPSFPMLMLIFGGWGLSTGLTFWAAVIKRVTMIAGAQEQGRFFGLLDGGRGLIEAMLATIAISLFAWVTQTKGETVAAGFKLVVYMYAILCIALGVILALVKDPQGAEDAAANRASRQRSNVLVDLKTLAKIPELWLVAAIVFCGYQVFWATYSFSAYLHEGEIGLTVVMAGTITTLKLWMRPIGGIGGGFLGDRYSKVSVLVIALFLAALSLLGLMAAPRISSHVLLVFLVLFIGILTYAIRGLYWSLLDRCNIPVTTMGLAIGLISVLGYSPDVFLPLINGYLTQTFPGVFGYQLYFGYVAAMAALGGFAGLALRNMLNRKEGA, from the coding sequence CTGCAAAAGAATAAAACCCAGCGCTATATCCAGCTCATGCTGCTGGTGATCGCCGCCGGCGCGATCTATCCGATTCTCTATCTGCGGCAGGTGTATCAGCCGACGATGCTCGAAGTGTTCCACATCACCGATAGCCAACTGGGTTATCTGTATTCGTCGCTGGGCACGATTTTTCTGGTGAGCTATCTGCCGAGCGGCTGGCTGGCCGACCGTATTGCACCGCGTCTGCTGATCTGCTTTTCGCTGATCGCCACCGGCGTACTGGGCTTGTGGTATTCGACCGCGCCGTCGTTCCCGATGCTGATGCTGATCTTCGGCGGCTGGGGTTTGTCGACCGGTTTGACGTTCTGGGCCGCCGTCATCAAACGCGTGACGATGATTGCCGGCGCGCAGGAGCAGGGCCGTTTCTTCGGTTTGCTCGACGGTGGCCGCGGCCTGATCGAAGCGATGCTCGCGACCATCGCGATCTCGCTGTTCGCGTGGGTGACGCAGACCAAAGGTGAAACGGTCGCGGCCGGTTTCAAGCTGGTCGTTTATATGTACGCGATTCTGTGTATCGCGCTCGGCGTGATTCTGGCGTTGGTCAAAGATCCGCAAGGCGCGGAAGATGCCGCGGCCAATCGCGCATCGCGTCAACGCAGCAACGTGCTGGTCGATCTGAAAACGCTCGCGAAGATTCCCGAGCTGTGGCTGGTCGCGGCCATCGTGTTCTGCGGCTATCAGGTGTTCTGGGCCACCTACAGTTTTTCCGCTTATCTGCACGAAGGCGAGATCGGCCTGACCGTCGTGATGGCCGGCACGATCACCACGCTCAAGCTGTGGATGCGGCCGATCGGCGGCATTGGCGGCGGCTTTCTCGGCGACCGTTATTCCAAGGTGTCGGTGCTGGTGATCGCGCTGTTTCTCGCCGCGCTGTCGCTGCTTGGTCTGATGGCCGCGCCGCGTATTTCGAGCCATGTGCTGCTGGTGTTCCTCGTGCTGTTCATCGGCATTCTGACGTACGCGATTCGCGGCCTGTACTGGTCGCTGCTGGACCGCTGCAATATTCCGGTCACCACGATGGGCCTCGCGATCGGCCTGATCTCCGTACTCGGTTATTCGCCGGACGTGTTCCTGCCGCTGATCAACGGCTATCTGACGCAGACCTTCCCGGGCGTCTTCGGCTATCAACTGTATTTCGGCTATGTGGCCGCCATGGCGGCGCTCGGTGGGTTTGCCGGGCTCGCGCTGAGAAACATGCTTAACAGAAAAGAGGGTGCGTAA
- the aldA gene encoding aldehyde dehydrogenase produces the protein MRIERNFSNGRFNEPATGSASDELIAVHNPATGAVIAHVTAATPAETLAAVDAAAAAQKGWRKLPSAERGAYLHKLADALTECAPAIGAALALESGKSVADATNEAIYAGQITRYHAEWARRIEGEVIPSDTPDENLVLHREPIGVVACLIPFNYPVYTFMRKVAPALIAGNTVVVRPSNNTPTSAFEIARAVEKAGLPAGVVNILAMNHATAEALCTHPKVGMITLTGSVGAGRKVLDYCKANIAKPSLELGGKTPAIIEADADLEKAARDLVASKTTHCGQLCTAIERVYVQESVHDRFVALLKQHMSAVESGDRSEQPALMGPLVNEASRQSIHAMVERAVAAGATLETGGTLPSGPGFFYPATLLTNCRQDMEIIQEETFGPIMPVVKYRTLDEALEMANDHQFGLSSVLYTETYRAAMKVANGIEAGELYVNRTPADPYQGFHAGWKRSGLGGDDGKHGMLEFTQTRLVVMKY, from the coding sequence ATGCGAATCGAGCGGAATTTTTCTAACGGACGGTTCAACGAACCCGCCACCGGATCCGCGAGCGACGAACTCATCGCCGTCCATAACCCGGCCACCGGCGCTGTGATCGCCCATGTCACGGCGGCCACGCCGGCCGAGACCCTTGCCGCGGTCGACGCCGCCGCTGCCGCGCAGAAGGGCTGGCGCAAGCTGCCTTCCGCCGAACGCGGCGCTTATCTGCACAAGCTCGCCGACGCGCTGACCGAATGCGCGCCCGCCATTGGCGCGGCGCTCGCGCTGGAGTCGGGCAAGAGTGTCGCCGACGCCACCAACGAAGCCATCTACGCCGGCCAGATCACCCGCTATCACGCCGAATGGGCGCGCCGTATCGAAGGCGAAGTGATTCCGAGCGATACGCCCGACGAAAACCTCGTGCTGCATCGCGAGCCGATCGGCGTGGTGGCCTGCCTGATTCCGTTCAACTATCCGGTCTACACGTTCATGCGCAAGGTGGCGCCCGCGTTGATCGCCGGTAATACGGTGGTGGTGCGTCCGAGCAATAACACGCCGACGTCCGCGTTCGAAATCGCCCGCGCTGTCGAGAAGGCCGGCTTGCCCGCGGGCGTCGTGAACATTCTCGCGATGAATCACGCGACCGCCGAAGCGCTCTGCACGCATCCGAAGGTCGGCATGATCACGCTGACCGGCAGCGTCGGCGCGGGCCGCAAGGTGCTGGATTACTGCAAGGCGAATATCGCCAAGCCGTCGCTCGAACTGGGCGGCAAGACACCGGCGATCATCGAAGCCGACGCCGATCTGGAGAAAGCCGCCCGCGATCTGGTGGCGTCCAAGACCACGCACTGCGGTCAGTTGTGTACGGCGATTGAACGCGTCTACGTGCAGGAAAGCGTGCATGACCGCTTCGTCGCGCTGCTGAAACAGCATATGAGCGCAGTGGAAAGCGGCGACCGCAGCGAACAGCCCGCGCTGATGGGTCCGCTCGTCAACGAAGCCTCGCGCCAGTCGATTCACGCCATGGTGGAACGCGCGGTCGCGGCGGGCGCCACGCTCGAAACCGGCGGCACGCTGCCGTCCGGCCCGGGCTTCTTCTATCCGGCCACGTTGCTGACGAATTGCCGTCAGGACATGGAAATCATCCAGGAAGAGACCTTCGGTCCGATCATGCCGGTCGTCAAATACCGCACGCTCGACGAAGCGCTGGAGATGGCGAATGACCACCAGTTCGGTTTGTCGTCGGTGTTGTACACGGAGACCTATCGCGCCGCGATGAAGGTCGCCAACGGCATCGAAGCGGGCGAGCTGTATGTGAACCGCACGCCGGCCGATCCGTATCAGGGCTTCCACGCCGGCTGGAAACGCTCGGGTCTCGGCGGCGACGACGGCAAGCACGGCATGCTCGAATTCACGCAGACCCGTCTCGTGGTCATGAAGTACTGA
- a CDS encoding MFS transporter produces the protein MKNVMSSLKSGDWRALVACFLYFDTGFTVWVLYGPLAPFISKSIAMTPAQQGFLVAVPVLSAAILRVTLGNLYQSAHGKRIALMGVLLSAVPTIVLPLMASVPSYTELLVLGVFLGVGGASFAVALPMAGSNYPPKVQGLVLGLAAAGNIGAVLDGFLFPQLATHYGWQMAAGGALPLLAIAAITLYFWANDAGIKSGSVLRAFSSFAVTLVGLIVLVLLVEAGLFGAGKTGVLLLPVIGALLAIAVLPKRYRAVLGERDTWAIMLVYSITFGGFVGMSSYVSLLLTNLYQLSKIDAGLFMALLAATGAMVRPLGGLIADKVSGVRALTFLLAIISLCDFVFAAAMPSMVGGIALLLCLYVAFGLGNGATFQLVPHRWAGRTGLMSGIVGAAGGIGGFYLPVVMGIAKESTGSYQMGFATFGALAACAFVAIVALRRPWMAWSMQTGVMHAHATE, from the coding sequence ATGAAAAACGTGATGAGCTCCCTCAAGAGCGGGGACTGGCGCGCGCTGGTGGCGTGCTTCCTCTATTTCGACACCGGCTTCACGGTCTGGGTGCTGTACGGACCGCTCGCGCCGTTCATCAGCAAAAGCATTGCGATGACGCCCGCGCAGCAAGGTTTTCTGGTGGCCGTGCCGGTGCTGTCGGCGGCGATTCTGCGCGTGACGCTCGGCAATCTCTATCAGTCCGCGCACGGCAAACGCATCGCGCTGATGGGCGTGCTGTTGTCGGCGGTGCCGACGATCGTGCTGCCGCTCATGGCGTCGGTGCCGTCGTACACGGAGCTGCTGGTGCTGGGCGTGTTCCTCGGAGTCGGCGGTGCGAGTTTCGCGGTGGCGTTGCCGATGGCGGGCAGCAACTATCCGCCGAAGGTGCAGGGGCTGGTGCTGGGTCTGGCCGCGGCCGGCAATATCGGCGCGGTGCTCGACGGTTTCCTGTTCCCGCAACTGGCCACGCACTACGGCTGGCAGATGGCCGCCGGCGGCGCGCTGCCCTTGCTCGCGATTGCCGCGATCACGCTGTATTTCTGGGCCAACGACGCGGGCATCAAGTCGGGCAGCGTGCTGCGCGCATTCAGCAGTTTCGCGGTGACGCTGGTGGGGTTGATCGTGCTGGTGCTGCTCGTCGAAGCCGGTCTGTTCGGCGCGGGTAAGACCGGCGTGCTGCTGTTGCCGGTGATCGGCGCGCTGCTGGCTATCGCGGTGCTGCCGAAGCGTTATCGCGCGGTGCTCGGTGAGCGCGATACGTGGGCGATCATGCTGGTGTACAGCATCACGTTCGGCGGTTTCGTCGGCATGTCCTCGTATGTGTCGCTGCTGCTGACTAACCTCTATCAACTGTCGAAGATCGACGCCGGCCTGTTCATGGCGTTGCTCGCCGCGACCGGCGCGATGGTGCGCCCGCTCGGTGGTCTGATCGCCGACAAGGTGTCGGGTGTGCGCGCGCTGACCTTCCTGCTGGCGATCATCTCGCTGTGCGACTTCGTGTTCGCCGCTGCGATGCCTTCGATGGTGGGCGGCATCGCGTTGCTGTTGTGCCTGTACGTGGCCTTTGGTCTCGGCAACGGCGCGACCTTCCAGCTGGTGCCGCATCGCTGGGCGGGGCGTACCGGGTTGATGTCGGGCATTGTCGGCGCGGCGGGCGGGATCGGCGGCTTCTATCTGCCGGTCGTGATGGGCATCGCGAAAGAAAGCACCGGCAGCTATCAGATGGGCTTCGCGACTTTCGGCGCGCTGGCCGCCTGCGCGTTCGTCGCGATCGTCGCGCTGCGCCGTCCGTGGATGGCGTGGTCGATGCAGACCGGCGTAATGCACGCGCACGCCACGGAGTGA
- a CDS encoding mandelate racemase/muconate lactonizing enzyme family protein produces MKVVSLETHIVAVPPPHVGGMYWIFVKLKTDCGIEGVGEIYSATFHPKAMTAIIDDVFGRYLLDKDPHHIERLWREAYSSGFTQRPDLTMMGVVSGLEMACWDIIGKAANKPVYELLGGMVNQRLRSYTYLYPKNSRGEYDYDDPDLAAECALENVKRGFTAVKFDPAGPYTAYSGHQLSMEVLDRCETFCRRVREAVGSKADLLFGTHGQMVPSSAIRLARRLEKYDPLWFEEPVPPGQEGAMAQVARHTSIPIAAGERLTTKYEFFKLLEAGAASILQLNVARVGGLLEAKKVATLAEVYYAQIAPHLYNGPIGAAASIQLATCTPNFLIQESIGTWDGFHAAVLKKPIQWEDGYIIPSQEPGLGVELNMDVVRQHTPYTGERLHLQMAAQPVDVKDLAPAKG; encoded by the coding sequence ATGAAAGTTGTCTCGCTCGAAACGCATATCGTCGCCGTCCCGCCGCCGCATGTGGGCGGCATGTACTGGATCTTCGTCAAGCTCAAGACCGATTGCGGTATTGAAGGCGTCGGCGAAATCTATTCGGCGACGTTTCATCCGAAGGCGATGACCGCCATCATCGACGATGTGTTCGGCCGTTATCTGCTCGATAAGGACCCGCATCATATCGAGCGGCTCTGGCGCGAAGCGTATTCGAGCGGGTTCACGCAACGCCCCGATCTGACGATGATGGGCGTAGTCAGCGGCCTCGAAATGGCGTGCTGGGACATTATCGGCAAGGCGGCCAACAAGCCGGTATACGAGCTGCTGGGCGGCATGGTGAATCAGCGTTTGCGCTCGTACACGTATCTGTATCCGAAGAACAGCCGCGGCGAGTACGACTACGACGATCCCGATCTCGCGGCCGAATGCGCGCTCGAGAACGTGAAGCGCGGCTTCACCGCGGTCAAGTTCGATCCGGCGGGTCCGTACACCGCGTATTCGGGCCATCAATTGTCGATGGAAGTGCTGGACCGTTGCGAAACGTTCTGCCGGCGCGTGCGGGAAGCCGTGGGCAGCAAGGCCGATCTGCTGTTCGGCACGCATGGTCAGATGGTGCCGTCGTCGGCGATTCGTCTTGCCAGGCGCCTCGAAAAATACGATCCGTTGTGGTTCGAAGAACCGGTGCCGCCGGGCCAGGAAGGCGCGATGGCGCAAGTCGCGCGGCACACCAGCATTCCGATTGCGGCTGGCGAACGCCTGACCACCAAGTACGAGTTCTTCAAGCTGCTCGAAGCGGGCGCCGCGTCGATTTTGCAACTGAACGTGGCGCGCGTGGGCGGCCTGCTCGAAGCGAAGAAAGTCGCGACGCTGGCCGAGGTGTACTACGCGCAGATCGCACCGCATCTGTACAACGGACCGATCGGCGCGGCGGCCAGTATTCAGCTTGCAACCTGCACGCCGAACTTCCTGATTCAGGAAAGCATCGGCACATGGGACGGTTTCCATGCAGCGGTGTTGAAGAAGCCGATTCAATGGGAAGACGGCTACATCATTCCGTCGCAGGAACCGGGCTTGGGCGTCGAATTGAACATGGACGTCGTCCGGCAGCACACGCCGTACACCGGCGAGCGTCTGCATCTGCAAATGGCCGCACAACCCGTCGACGTGAAAGACCTCGCGCCGGCCAAGGGTTGA